Proteins encoded by one window of Microbacterium testaceum:
- a CDS encoding FAD-binding and (Fe-S)-binding domain-containing protein: MTVARTEIAPEIVAAVADVSRIRTRAIDRVAYANDASHYLLTPEAVVVASDAVEVGAILRAATASRTPVTFRSGGTSLSGQSAGSGLLVDVRQGFGRIDVLDGGRRVRSQPGATVRQVNARLARHGHRLGPDPASEAACTIGGVVANNSSGMACGTAENSYRTLESLVVVLASGTVVDTADPDADRLLAQREPALVDELMRLRSRVIGDPASVALIERQFAMKNTMGYALNAFVDFDTPAALLAHLVVGSEGTLAFVAEATFRTVPIRPAIATTLAVFPTLDAATRSLPALVATGAATLELMDATSLRVGQRLQGTPTAIHGFEATTQAALLVEYHADDPEALRALAEAGSRVLGEQDLRDPALFSSDAADRAAAWKFRKGLYASVAGARPSGTTALLEDVVVPVDRLADTCGGLQELFARYGYADSVIFGHAKDGNIHFMLTDRFEGAKALGRFEGFTDAMVDLVLDAGGNLKAEHGTGRAMAPYVRRQYGDELYDVMVRLKRLLDPSGILNPGVIIDDDPTAHMRNLKTPVSIEPEADRCVECGYCEPVCPSRSLTLTPRQRIVVRRASTAARERGDGALVAELEKDYDYDAVQTCAVDGMCQTACPVLINTGSLMKRFRREDANPALAAGWAAAATGWGAVTRAGSAALSVASVLPTPAVRAMTDAARAVLGTDTVPRYAAELPGGGASRKTLGRVVGAAGVEPSAVFLPACVGSMFGPASSDGIGATEAFTRLLERAGVSAIVPEGIDALCCGTPWSSKGYAKGHATMSARVRAAVSAASRGGELPVVCDASSCTEGFAATLRDEGVKVVDAVAFAASALLPLLEPTPVAELLALHPTCSSTQLGIDPALRAVGEAVAAEVRVPDAWGCCAYAGDRGMLHPELTEAATAPEAAEVAGLGADAFASCNRTCELGMTKATGETYVHVLELLERATR, translated from the coding sequence ATGACCGTGGCCCGCACCGAGATCGCCCCGGAGATCGTCGCGGCCGTCGCCGACGTCTCGCGCATCCGCACCCGCGCGATCGACCGGGTCGCCTACGCCAACGACGCCTCGCACTACCTGCTGACGCCCGAGGCGGTGGTGGTCGCCTCGGATGCGGTCGAGGTCGGCGCGATCCTCCGCGCGGCCACCGCGTCGCGCACGCCCGTGACCTTCCGCTCGGGTGGCACGAGCCTGTCGGGCCAGTCAGCCGGGTCGGGCCTGCTGGTCGACGTGCGGCAAGGTTTCGGCCGCATCGACGTGCTCGACGGTGGCCGACGCGTGCGCTCGCAGCCCGGAGCCACCGTGCGTCAGGTCAACGCGCGACTCGCGCGGCACGGTCATCGCCTCGGCCCCGATCCCGCGAGCGAGGCCGCGTGCACCATCGGTGGGGTCGTCGCGAACAACTCCAGCGGCATGGCCTGCGGAACGGCCGAGAACTCGTACCGCACCCTCGAATCGCTCGTGGTGGTGCTGGCATCCGGAACCGTCGTCGACACCGCGGACCCCGATGCCGATCGGTTACTCGCCCAGCGCGAACCCGCCCTCGTCGACGAGCTGATGCGGCTGCGCTCCCGCGTGATCGGCGACCCCGCGAGCGTCGCTCTCATCGAGCGGCAATTCGCGATGAAGAACACCATGGGGTACGCCCTCAACGCCTTCGTCGACTTCGACACCCCCGCGGCCCTGCTGGCCCACCTGGTCGTCGGCTCGGAGGGGACGCTCGCCTTCGTCGCCGAGGCGACCTTCCGCACCGTGCCGATCCGGCCCGCGATCGCGACGACCCTCGCGGTGTTCCCGACGCTCGACGCCGCCACGCGGTCGCTTCCAGCGCTGGTGGCGACCGGCGCGGCGACGCTCGAGCTGATGGATGCCACCTCGCTCCGCGTCGGACAGCGCCTGCAGGGGACTCCCACCGCGATCCATGGCTTCGAGGCGACGACCCAGGCGGCTCTTCTCGTGGAGTATCACGCGGACGACCCCGAGGCCCTGCGCGCGCTCGCCGAGGCCGGCTCGCGCGTGCTGGGGGAGCAGGACCTGCGCGACCCCGCGCTGTTCTCGAGCGACGCCGCCGACCGCGCGGCCGCGTGGAAATTCCGCAAGGGCCTCTACGCCTCGGTGGCCGGCGCCCGACCGAGCGGCACCACGGCCCTGCTCGAGGACGTCGTCGTGCCCGTCGACCGCCTCGCCGACACCTGCGGGGGGCTCCAGGAGCTGTTCGCGCGCTACGGCTACGCCGACAGCGTGATCTTCGGTCACGCCAAGGACGGCAACATCCACTTCATGCTCACCGACCGGTTCGAGGGCGCGAAGGCCCTCGGCCGTTTCGAGGGCTTCACCGACGCGATGGTCGACCTCGTGCTCGACGCGGGCGGCAACCTCAAGGCCGAGCACGGCACGGGTCGCGCGATGGCGCCGTACGTGCGCCGCCAGTACGGCGACGAGCTGTACGACGTGATGGTGCGGCTCAAGCGCCTGCTCGACCCCAGCGGCATCCTGAATCCGGGTGTCATCATCGACGACGACCCGACCGCGCACATGCGGAACCTCAAGACGCCCGTGTCGATCGAGCCCGAGGCCGACCGGTGCGTGGAATGCGGATACTGCGAGCCGGTGTGCCCGAGTCGCTCGCTCACGCTCACCCCGCGCCAGCGCATCGTCGTGCGGCGCGCCTCGACCGCCGCCCGCGAGCGCGGCGACGGGGCGCTCGTCGCGGAGCTCGAGAAGGACTACGACTACGACGCGGTGCAGACCTGCGCGGTCGACGGCATGTGCCAGACGGCGTGCCCTGTGCTCATCAACACGGGCTCGCTCATGAAGCGCTTCCGCCGTGAGGACGCGAACCCCGCGCTCGCCGCCGGCTGGGCGGCCGCGGCGACGGGATGGGGCGCGGTGACGCGCGCCGGATCCGCGGCCCTGTCGGTCGCATCCGTACTGCCCACACCGGCGGTGCGGGCGATGACGGATGCCGCGCGCGCGGTGCTCGGGACTGACACGGTGCCCCGCTACGCGGCCGAGCTGCCGGGCGGCGGAGCCTCGCGCAAGACCCTGGGCCGGGTCGTCGGGGCCGCCGGCGTCGAGCCGAGCGCGGTGTTCCTGCCCGCGTGCGTGGGCAGCATGTTCGGACCGGCTTCTTCCGACGGCATCGGCGCGACCGAAGCGTTCACGCGGCTGCTCGAGCGAGCGGGGGTCTCGGCGATCGTCCCCGAGGGCATCGATGCTCTCTGCTGCGGCACGCCCTGGTCATCGAAGGGATACGCGAAGGGGCACGCGACGATGTCGGCTCGCGTTCGCGCGGCGGTGTCCGCGGCGTCGCGCGGGGGAGAGCTCCCCGTCGTCTGCGATGCGTCCAGCTGCACCGAGGGCTTCGCGGCGACCCTGCGCGACGAGGGAGTGAAGGTGGTGGATGCCGTGGCCTTCGCGGCATCCGCTCTGCTTCCGCTCCTCGAGCCCACGCCGGTGGCCGAGCTGCTAGCCCTGCACCCCACGTGCTCGTCGACGCAGTTGGGCATCGACCCGGCGCTGCGGGCCGTGGGCGAGGCCGTCGCCGCGGAGGTGCGCGTGCCCGACGCCTGGGGGTGCTGCGCCTACGCGGGGGACCGGGGCATGCTGCACCCCGAACTCACCGAGGCCGCGACCGCTCCCGAAGCGGCCGAGGTCGCCGGGCTCGGCGCCGATGCCTTCGCGTCGTGCAACCGTACCTGTGAGTTGGGCATGACGAAGGCGACGGGCGAGACGTACGTGCACGTGCTGGAGCTGCTGGAGCGCGCGACGCGGTAG
- the katG gene encoding catalase/peroxidase HPI yields the protein MSSDDKTDTCSYHMAGDLPAGGDHLGGTFGQAPSLDGWYPQRLKVELLHRNGVAADPLGADFDYAAAFATIDLDALKADIKQLLTTSVDWWPADYGNYGPQMIRMAWHAAGTYRIADGRGGAGTAMQRFAPIGSWWDNGNTDKSRRLLQPIKHKYGNALSWADLMVLTGNCSLELMGLPTYGFAGGRLDAWEPDDGTWWGPEVWNPHNVQSPDEMVSRDERWHGENGDADYDLQSPLAASHQALIYVNPEGPYANGDPMGSARDIRITFTRMAMNDEETVALIAGGHAFGKSHGQVPASKIGPSPELAPIESMGLGWHNPVGSGNAENTSTNGIEGSWTPNPIQWDNTYLENLFAFDWEQTKSPAGALQWTPTDPDAPKTPDAHVPGQMNPLMMMTSDIALKVDPEYRAVCERFLADFDLFTLAFSKAWYKLTHRDMGPKHRYLGPEVTIADDLLWQDPLPDAEGTALDEAEVATLKEAVIATGLSVSDLVYTAYSAASTYRDSDKRGGANGGRLALSPQKDWAINRRTIPVIDALRSVQAEFAASSGGRQVSLADLIVLAGTAAVERAARAAGSDVDVPFTPGRVDTTQELTDIEMFEWLRPVADGFRNFVSERFDQFAPGVAPEAAFLDKANLFTLTAPEWTVLTAGLRVLGANWDGSDTGVFTERVGVLTTDFFVNLTDTDLVWTKDDDTASTFTGRVQATGEARWRASRNDLVFGSNAQLRSIADAYAGTDGQERFVRDFAQVWSKVMMLDRYDVKGHKRYGVMAA from the coding sequence ATGAGCTCGGATGACAAGACCGATACCTGCAGCTACCACATGGCCGGTGATCTCCCGGCCGGCGGCGACCACCTCGGCGGCACCTTCGGCCAGGCGCCGAGCCTCGACGGGTGGTACCCGCAGCGGTTGAAGGTCGAGCTGCTGCATCGCAACGGCGTCGCCGCCGACCCGCTCGGTGCCGACTTCGACTACGCGGCGGCGTTCGCCACGATCGATCTCGACGCGCTCAAGGCCGACATCAAGCAACTGCTCACCACCTCGGTCGACTGGTGGCCGGCGGACTACGGCAACTACGGCCCGCAGATGATCCGCATGGCGTGGCACGCCGCCGGCACGTACCGCATCGCCGACGGACGCGGCGGAGCGGGAACCGCGATGCAGCGATTCGCGCCGATCGGCAGCTGGTGGGACAACGGCAACACCGACAAGTCCCGACGCCTGCTGCAGCCGATCAAGCACAAGTACGGCAACGCGCTGTCGTGGGCCGACCTGATGGTGCTGACCGGCAACTGCTCGCTGGAGCTGATGGGACTGCCGACCTACGGCTTCGCCGGGGGACGACTCGACGCGTGGGAGCCCGACGACGGCACCTGGTGGGGCCCCGAGGTCTGGAACCCGCACAACGTCCAGAGCCCCGACGAGATGGTCAGTCGTGACGAACGCTGGCACGGCGAGAACGGCGACGCGGACTACGACCTGCAGAGCCCCCTGGCCGCATCGCACCAGGCCCTGATCTACGTCAACCCCGAGGGACCGTACGCCAACGGCGACCCGATGGGCTCGGCGCGCGACATCCGCATCACCTTCACCCGCATGGCGATGAACGATGAGGAGACCGTCGCGCTGATCGCCGGCGGCCACGCCTTCGGCAAGAGCCACGGCCAGGTACCCGCGTCGAAGATCGGCCCCTCGCCCGAGTTGGCACCGATCGAGTCGATGGGGCTCGGATGGCACAACCCCGTCGGCAGCGGCAACGCCGAGAACACCTCGACCAACGGCATCGAGGGCAGCTGGACCCCGAACCCGATCCAGTGGGACAACACCTATCTCGAGAACCTGTTCGCGTTCGACTGGGAGCAGACGAAGAGCCCGGCCGGCGCCCTGCAGTGGACTCCCACCGACCCGGACGCGCCGAAAACCCCCGACGCGCACGTGCCCGGGCAGATGAACCCGCTGATGATGATGACCTCGGACATCGCCCTGAAGGTCGACCCGGAGTACCGGGCCGTGTGCGAGCGCTTCCTGGCCGACTTCGACCTCTTCACGCTGGCGTTCTCGAAGGCCTGGTACAAGCTCACGCATCGTGACATGGGTCCGAAGCACCGCTACCTCGGGCCCGAGGTCACCATCGCCGACGACCTGCTCTGGCAGGACCCCCTGCCCGATGCGGAGGGAACCGCCCTCGACGAGGCGGAGGTGGCGACCCTCAAAGAGGCCGTCATCGCGACGGGCTTGTCTGTGTCCGACCTCGTCTACACGGCCTACTCCGCGGCGTCCACCTACCGTGACAGCGACAAACGCGGCGGCGCGAACGGTGGCCGCCTGGCCCTGTCGCCCCAGAAGGACTGGGCGATCAACCGCCGCACCATCCCGGTGATCGACGCGTTGCGGTCGGTGCAAGCGGAGTTCGCCGCGTCGTCGGGCGGGCGGCAGGTGTCGCTTGCCGACCTGATCGTGCTCGCCGGCACGGCCGCCGTGGAGCGCGCGGCGCGGGCGGCGGGCTCCGACGTCGACGTCCCGTTCACCCCGGGTCGCGTCGACACGACGCAGGAGCTCACCGACATCGAGATGTTCGAGTGGCTCCGGCCCGTAGCGGATGGATTCCGCAACTTCGTGTCGGAGCGATTCGACCAGTTCGCGCCCGGAGTCGCCCCCGAGGCGGCGTTCCTCGACAAGGCGAACCTCTTCACGCTCACCGCGCCCGAGTGGACCGTCCTCACCGCGGGCCTGCGCGTCCTCGGCGCGAACTGGGACGGATCCGATACAGGTGTCTTCACGGAACGCGTCGGCGTCCTGACGACGGACTTCTTCGTCAACCTGACCGACACCGATCTGGTCTGGACGAAAGACGACGACACCGCGTCGACCTTCACCGGCCGCGTCCAGGCGACCGGCGAGGCGCGCTGGCGGGCATCGAGGAACGACCTCGTGTTCGGCTCGAACGCGCAGCTCCGCTCGATCGCCGATGCCTACGCCGGCACCGACGGACAGGAGAGGTTCGTCCGCGACTTCGCCCAGGTGTGGTCGAAGGTCATGATGCTGGACCGCTACGACGTGAAGGGCCACAAGCGCTACGGCGTGATGGCCGCCTGA
- a CDS encoding HAD-IA family hydrolase — protein sequence MTPVTCYVYGGGMPSSCQIPDPLAVVVAGTAGSGKSTLGRAIAETLRAPLVDLDSVTTPLLDALPADAFGGGHWLTSPHAPAIRAGRYAALLATAADALATAGRVVIVAPFTSELSGGEEWQALVAALAPAEPHVVHVDGDPAVLASRRAARGASRDAHRPDVAPVAPAIPVIAVDAELSTAQQLARVLPALGIRRAVDADAEIFRREFDAVLFDLDGTLVDSTASVVRSWRRFAEHFDVSMEALHANHGQPARTLVSLLLPAERGAEAIAHVTALEVADAVGLSPIRGAADFFASVPAEHRAIVTSGSVPIATARLAAAGYERPAVFVTVDDVVNGKPDPEPFLLAAERLGVDPSRCLVVEDAPAGIAAARAAGCAVIALTGTTAEEELTADLVVDGLDAVRLEVTASGTLRLFPA from the coding sequence ATGACACCGGTGACTTGCTACGTCTATGGTGGGGGTATGCCGTCGTCGTGTCAAATACCCGATCCGCTCGCCGTCGTCGTCGCCGGGACGGCCGGGAGCGGCAAGAGCACGCTCGGCCGCGCGATCGCCGAGACCCTTCGAGCACCCCTCGTCGACCTCGACAGCGTCACCACTCCCCTGCTCGACGCCCTGCCCGCGGACGCTTTCGGCGGCGGCCACTGGCTCACCTCCCCCCACGCCCCGGCGATCCGTGCCGGGCGTTACGCGGCCCTGCTCGCGACCGCCGCAGATGCCCTTGCGACAGCGGGCCGGGTGGTGATCGTCGCCCCCTTCACCTCCGAGCTCTCCGGCGGCGAGGAGTGGCAGGCGCTGGTCGCCGCGCTCGCCCCCGCCGAGCCGCACGTCGTGCACGTCGACGGAGACCCCGCCGTCCTGGCGTCCCGCCGCGCGGCGAGGGGAGCATCCCGCGACGCGCACCGCCCCGACGTCGCTCCCGTGGCGCCGGCGATCCCGGTGATCGCCGTCGACGCCGAACTCTCGACCGCACAACAACTCGCCCGAGTGCTCCCCGCGCTGGGGATTCGCCGGGCGGTCGACGCAGACGCCGAGATCTTCCGACGCGAGTTCGACGCGGTGCTCTTCGACCTCGACGGGACACTCGTGGACTCCACGGCATCCGTCGTCCGGTCGTGGCGGCGCTTCGCGGAGCACTTCGACGTGTCGATGGAGGCCCTGCACGCCAACCATGGGCAACCCGCGCGCACCCTCGTCAGCCTGCTCCTGCCCGCCGAGCGCGGGGCCGAGGCCATCGCGCACGTCACCGCTCTCGAGGTGGCGGATGCCGTGGGCCTGTCCCCCATCCGCGGAGCCGCGGACTTCTTCGCATCCGTCCCGGCGGAGCATCGGGCCATCGTCACGTCGGGGTCCGTTCCGATCGCGACCGCGCGTCTGGCGGCCGCCGGCTACGAGCGACCCGCGGTGTTCGTCACCGTGGACGACGTGGTCAACGGAAAGCCGGACCCCGAGCCGTTCCTGCTGGCGGCCGAACGTCTCGGCGTCGATCCGTCACGCTGCCTCGTCGTCGAAGACGCCCCCGCCGGCATCGCCGCCGCCCGCGCCGCCGGCTGCGCCGTGATCGCCCTCACCGGCACGACCGCCGAAGAGGAGTTGACCGCCGACCTCGTCGTCGACGGGCTGGATGCCGTGCGGCTCGAGGTCACGGCATCCGGGACGCTCCGGCTGTTCCCGGCCTGA
- a CDS encoding FGGY family carbohydrate kinase, giving the protein MRDTGDMVSGPARLHGGLDLGSTAIKMLVIDDDGAEIAGAQVSTPWRVGEGGTTDIDADDLLRAIRSLIELIDEQLMPITAGSLTSLAVAGMGETGILVDAEGAAAAPGFAWFDPRGLEQIAAFPSVVREEFAGRTGLPLGAQVSVAKLAWLRDQGTSLAGLRWLDLPEFVVASLGGDIALELSLASRTGLIDQDSGAAWPAMLDALGVDADLLPPLRGGGLPWGEASGAFGSRVAGAALTVAGHDHLVAAQANGTLDADGYHVSLGTAEVLLRVLDEPLGFAARQRLADALINEVRHVVPGKHVLVAGVKTGLLLRRALHAAGISDRAGRDALDEAVMALPVEGELPAGAIEVTGARNDDGVLRLTLHTEASPAEIFGAVLRHSNDEVAALIAAMDREVAPATRSTLTGGWAGMASVRRARAEVLPDPSLSTREQDVAWGAADMARRLVSASVPS; this is encoded by the coding sequence ATGCGAGACACCGGTGACATGGTTTCGGGGCCCGCGCGACTGCACGGCGGGCTCGACCTCGGCAGCACCGCGATCAAGATGCTCGTCATCGACGACGACGGCGCCGAGATCGCCGGTGCGCAGGTGTCGACGCCCTGGCGCGTCGGCGAGGGCGGAACGACCGACATCGACGCCGACGATCTGCTGCGCGCCATCCGCTCGCTCATCGAACTCATCGACGAGCAACTGATGCCGATCACCGCCGGTTCGCTGACCTCGCTCGCCGTGGCCGGCATGGGAGAGACCGGAATCCTCGTCGATGCTGAGGGGGCCGCTGCCGCGCCCGGCTTCGCGTGGTTCGACCCGCGCGGGCTCGAGCAGATCGCCGCCTTCCCGAGCGTGGTGCGCGAGGAGTTCGCCGGCCGCACGGGTCTCCCGCTCGGCGCGCAGGTGAGCGTCGCGAAGCTCGCGTGGTTGCGCGACCAGGGCACCTCGCTCGCGGGCCTGCGCTGGCTCGACCTGCCCGAGTTCGTGGTCGCCTCGCTCGGTGGCGACATCGCCCTCGAGCTCTCGCTCGCGTCGCGCACCGGCCTCATCGACCAGGACTCCGGTGCCGCCTGGCCCGCGATGCTCGACGCTCTCGGCGTCGACGCCGACCTGCTCCCGCCGCTGCGCGGAGGGGGACTGCCCTGGGGGGAGGCATCCGGAGCCTTCGGCTCGCGCGTGGCGGGCGCGGCACTCACCGTCGCCGGTCACGACCACCTCGTCGCCGCTCAAGCGAACGGGACCCTGGACGCGGACGGATACCACGTGTCGCTCGGCACCGCCGAGGTGCTGCTGCGCGTGCTCGATGAGCCGCTCGGCTTCGCGGCTCGACAGCGGTTGGCTGACGCGCTCATCAACGAGGTGCGCCACGTCGTGCCCGGCAAGCACGTGCTGGTCGCCGGGGTGAAGACCGGGCTGCTGCTGCGTCGCGCTCTTCACGCCGCCGGCATCAGCGACCGCGCCGGGCGGGACGCCCTCGACGAAGCGGTCATGGCCCTCCCCGTCGAGGGCGAGCTGCCCGCAGGGGCCATCGAGGTCACCGGCGCGCGCAACGACGACGGCGTGCTGCGCCTCACCCTGCACACCGAGGCGTCGCCCGCCGAGATCTTCGGCGCCGTGCTGCGGCACAGCAACGACGAGGTCGCCGCCCTCATCGCGGCGATGGACCGCGAGGTCGCCCCGGCCACCCGCTCCACCCTCACCGGCGGTTGGGCGGGCATGGCGAGCGTCCGCCGCGCCCGCGCCGAAGTGCTCCCCGATCCGTCCCTGTCCACCCGCGAGCAGGACGTCGCGTGGGGAGCCGCCGACATGGCGCGGCGCCTCGTCTCGGCATCCGTCCCCTCCTGA